In a single window of the Phocoena phocoena chromosome 14, mPhoPho1.1, whole genome shotgun sequence genome:
- the LOC136133844 gene encoding fumarylacetoacetate hydrolase domain-containing protein 2A, whose translation MLVSGRRRLTALLQAQRWPFQPSRDMRLVQFQAPHLTGPHLGLESGNGGGVINLSAFDPTLPKTMIEFLGQGEAALSVAKRALAAQLPVLPRSDVTFLAPVTRPDKVVCVGMNYVDHCKEQNVPVPKEPIIFSKFSSSIVGPYDEVVLPPESQEVDWEVEMAVVIGKKGKHIKATDAMAHVAGFTVAHDVSARDWQMRRNGKQWLLGKTFDTFCPLGPALVTKDSVADPHNLKICCRVNGEVVQSSNTNQMVFKTEELIAWVSQFVTLFPGDVILTGTPPGVGVFRKPPVFLKKGDEVQCEIEELGVIVNKVV comes from the exons ATGCTGGTCTCTGGTAGAAGGCGGCTCACGGCTCTGCTGCAGGCTCAGCGTTGGCCCTTTCAGCCCTCCAGAGACATGAGACTGGTGCAGTTCCAGGCACCCCACCTGACGGGACCTCATCTGGGCCTGGAGTCAGGGAATGGTGGAGGTGTCATCAACCTCAGCGCCTTTGACCCCACACTGCCCAAGACGATGATAGAGttcctggggcagggagaggccgCTCTCTCAGTGGCAAAGAG AGCCCTGGCTGCCCAGTTGCCAGTCCTGCCACGGTCAGACGTGACATTCCTGGCCCCAGTTACACGGCCAGACAAGGTGGTGTGCGTGGGCATGAACTATGTGGACCACTGCAAAGAGCAGAACGTGCCCGTGCCCAAGGAGCCCATCATCTTCAGCAAGTTTTCCAGCTCCATCGTGGGGCCCTACGACGAGGTCGTCCTCCCTCCTGAGAGTCAG GAGGTGGACTGGGAGGTGGAGATGGCTGTGGTCATTGGAAAGAAAGGCAAGCACATCAAG GCCACAGATGCCATGGCCCATGTGGCTGGCTTCACTGTGGCACATGACGTGAGTGCTCGCGACTGGCAAATGAGACGCAATGGAAAGCAGTGGCTGCTGGGAAAAACCTTTGACACCTTCTGCCCCCTGGGCCCTGCCTTGGTGACCAAGGACAGTGTAGCAG ATCCACACAACTTAAAGATCTGCTGCCGAGTGAATGGGGAGGTGGTCCAGAGTAGCAACACCAACCAGATGGTGTTTAAGACAGAAGAGCTAATAGCCTGGGTCTCCCA GTTCGTCACTCTTTTCCCAGGGGACGTCATCCTGACCGGGACCCCCCCAGGTGTTGGTGTATTCAGAAAACCTCCTGTCTTTCTCAAG AAGGGCGATGAAGTCCAGTGTGAGATCGAGGAACTAGGTGTCATCGTCAACAAGGTGGTGTGA